The genomic segment TCCGTGCTGCGCGCCGCGCTGGAGGCGAACCTCCACAAGGCCGGGAACCTCCCGGTGAAGCTCTGGTACTCCGGCTCGTACTACCGCTACGAGCGCCCGCAGGCGGGCCGCTACCGGCACTTCTCGCAGGTCGGCGCCGAGGCCATCGGAGCCGAGGACCCGGCGCTCGACGCCGAGTTGATCATCCTCGCCGTGGACGCCTACCGGTCGCTGGGCCTGAGGAACTTCCGGCTGCTGCTGAACTCGCTCGGCGACCAGGAGTGCCGCCCGGTCTACCGCGCCGCGCTCCAGGACTTCCTGCGCGGGCTCGACCTCGACGAGGACACCCGGCGGCGCATCGAGATCAACCCGCTGCGGGTCCTCGACGACAAGCGGGAAGCGGTGCAGAAGCAGCTCACCGGGGCGCCGATGATGCGCGACCATCTGTGCGCGTCCTGCACGGCGTACCACGAACAGGTGCGCGAGCTGCTGACCGCCGCGGGCGTGGACTTCGAGGACGACACCAAGCTGGTCCGCGGCCTGGACTACTACACCCGCACCACCTTCGAGTTCGTCCACGACGGCCTGGGCTCGCAGTCCGCGGTCGGCGGCGGCGGGCGGTACGACGGGCTCTCCGAGATGATCGGCGGGCCGTCCCTGCCGTCCGTCGGCTGGGCGCTCGGCGTGGACCGCACGGTGCTCGCCCTGCGCGCCGAGGGCGTCGAGCTCGCCCTGCCCGCGGCCACCCAGGTGTACGCGGTGCCGCTCGGCGAGGAGGCGCGGCGCGTGCTCTTCGGCGTGGTCACCGAGCTGCGCCGGGCCGGGGTCGCGGCGGACTTCAGCTACGGCGGCCGCGGTCTCAAGGGCGCCATGAAGTCGGCGAACCGCAGCGGGGCGCGGATCGCCCTCGTCGCCGGGGAGCGGGATCTGGCCGAGGGCGTCGTCCAGGTCAAGGACCTGGAGAGCGGCGAGCAGCGGGCCGTACCGGCCGACGGGGCCGTCGCGGCGGTCCGGGCCGCCCTGGGCCTGGGCTGACGACGCGGACGGCCGCCGCCCCGTGGTGAGGGCCCGTACGGATGCGCTTCCGTACGGGCCCCAGCACGTCCCGGCCGGTTCTCCTTATGGCCGCCGAACAACCGGTGCGGAAGAATGTTCGGCCGGATGTCCCTCGTCCGGTTGACCGGCCGGACGGGGGCGCCGACCGGTGCCACAATGTGCGAGGCCCGCCCGGCACCGGCCACGGGACCGACGGAAGCGACGGAAACGGCGATATGACGATGACAGAGCGGGATGACGTGTCCGCCACCGACGGGGACGGCGGCGGGGGCGCGGGGTACGGGACGGCCGGTGTCCGCGGCGCCCTCGGCAGCGGCCGCGCCTTCGCCCTGATGCTGGTGATCACCGGCGCGGCGGGCCTCCTCGCGGCCTGGGTCATCACGCTCGACAAGTACAAGCTGCTGGAGGCCAAGGCGGAGGGCACCACCTTCACCCCCGGCTGCAGCCTCAACCCGGTCGTCTCCTGCGGCAACATCATGGAGAGCGACCAGGCCTCCGTCTTCGGCTTCCCCAACCCCATGCTGGGCCTGGTCACCTACGGCATGGTGATCGCCATCGGCGTGGCCCTGCTGGGCGGCGCCCGCTTCCCCCGCTGGTACTGGCTCGGCCTGAACGCCGGCACCCTCTTCGGCGTGGGCTTCTGCATGTGGCTCATGTACCAGTCGCTGTACGTCATCGGCTCGCTCTGCCTGTGGTGCAACCTCGCCTGGGTCGCCACCATCGTGATGTTCAGCTACGTCACCGCGCACAACATCCGGCACCGCCTCGTCCCGGCGCCGGACGGCCTGCGCCGCGCGGTGGCGGAGTTCCACTGGGTGCTGCCGGTGGTCTGGATCGGCGCCATCGGCATGCTGATCCTGACCCGCTGGTGGGACTTCTGGACGGGCTGAGCCCTCGCCCCTCCCGGCTCCGCCGGCTGCCCCCGCGCACCCGGCCCGGACGGCGCTGTCGGCGCGGTGCCTTAGGGTTTCCGTCGTGGAGCCCGACCTGTTCACCGCCGCCGCCGAGGACCGTCAGAGCAAGGACCCGGCGAGCAGCCCCCTGGCCGTACGGATGCGTCCGCGCACCCTGGACGAGGTGGTGGGCCAGCAGCACCTGCTGCGGCCCGGGGCGCCGCTGCGCCGGCTCGTCGGCGAGGGGGAGGGCGGCCCGGCCGGCCCGTCCTCGGTGATCCTCTGGGGCCCGCCCGGCACCGGCAAGACCACCCTCGCGTACGTCGTCAGCCAGGCCACCAACAAGCGCTTCGTCGAGCTCTCCGCGATCACCGCCGGGGTGAAGGAGGTGCGGGCCGTCATCGACGGCGCCCGCCGCGCCTCCGGCGGCTACGGCAAGGAGACGGTGCTCTTCCTCGACGAGATCCACCGCTTCAGCAAGGCCCAGCAGGACTCCCTGCTCCCGGCCGTGGAGAACCGCTGGGTCACGCTCATCGCCGCCACCACCGAGAACCCGTACTTCTCGGTCATCTCCCCGCTGCTCTCCCGCTCGCTGCT from the Streptomyces xinghaiensis S187 genome contains:
- a CDS encoding vitamin K epoxide reductase family protein is translated as MTMTERDDVSATDGDGGGGAGYGTAGVRGALGSGRAFALMLVITGAAGLLAAWVITLDKYKLLEAKAEGTTFTPGCSLNPVVSCGNIMESDQASVFGFPNPMLGLVTYGMVIAIGVALLGGARFPRWYWLGLNAGTLFGVGFCMWLMYQSLYVIGSLCLWCNLAWVATIVMFSYVTAHNIRHRLVPAPDGLRRAVAEFHWVLPVVWIGAIGMLILTRWWDFWTG
- the hisS gene encoding histidine--tRNA ligase — protein: MSTFKAPKGTYDLLPPDSAVYLAVREAISAPLRRAGYGYAETPGFENVELFSRGVGESTDIVTKEMYTLTTKGGDELALRPEGTASVLRAALEANLHKAGNLPVKLWYSGSYYRYERPQAGRYRHFSQVGAEAIGAEDPALDAELIILAVDAYRSLGLRNFRLLLNSLGDQECRPVYRAALQDFLRGLDLDEDTRRRIEINPLRVLDDKREAVQKQLTGAPMMRDHLCASCTAYHEQVRELLTAAGVDFEDDTKLVRGLDYYTRTTFEFVHDGLGSQSAVGGGGRYDGLSEMIGGPSLPSVGWALGVDRTVLALRAEGVELALPAATQVYAVPLGEEARRVLFGVVTELRRAGVAADFSYGGRGLKGAMKSANRSGARIALVAGERDLAEGVVQVKDLESGEQRAVPADGAVAAVRAALGLG